The Drosophila innubila isolate TH190305 chromosome 2L unlocalized genomic scaffold, UK_Dinn_1.0 4_B_2L, whole genome shotgun sequence genome segment gtctttttattaatatatcatcttatatattttatgtcaaCCATTTACCCGCTACGGTGCTTTTGCCTACGCCACCTTTGCCAGAGGCTACAACAATAAGGTCCTGCACGCCCGGGAGCACCTCACGCTTTGGCAAACTGCGGGCCATCAAAGCTGCCTGATGGTCCTTTAGTTTAGTCGAGTAGGTGCGTCGACACAAGCGCGTAATCAACGccattaattattgtttattgtttttcgtttatttatttattatgttgtcCTTTAACCGAGGGTTGCCCATCAGGTAAAAGtttccgatctggtttgattttttgtacttaaaaaaataagtacatttccaaaaatggagattcttaatttttgtacatattttcggattttatttttatttttttaattttgacataatttttttttagaattttcttgattttttgacataatattttttttagaattaaattttctaacttctcttcccgaggactgacgaacttcaaacatttattaaaatgtttaccttaatttagtcaaatttctaaattttagttttcataaaattgattaattttttattgacttttttgcgttttaaaatttgaaaatttttatcagtgatgGGCAACTTTTTGAGCTGAGATGAGACAGCACAGCTGATTTACAAGTGATTGACAACAGTGCAGtggtattttttatattgcaCCCGGTGGTCTCATTGATAGTTACCAGATGTTTTTTTTGCGCCGCAGCGtttgaaaatagtttttcatccCGGAAAATAATGGAAATCGATGATTTAAAGGAACCTGCTGCTGCGGAAGAAGAGGATGCACTTTGGTCCATTGAAGATGATACATTGTTTCAGCCTTGTGGTTTAATAAGCCACTCATCATCCAgtaacaacaaaaccaaatccGTTTTCGTCATCTGGAATGAATATTACTTGATCAACTATCGCTTCAAGAAGTCCAAGAAAACGAATCGAATGGAAATGACCAAAGTGCGCATTCCACTGCCCAACAACAGTCACTTGCGCAGCATTCACATGCTGGAGTACAATACCCTGCTGTTAATGTCTGATGGGAGAGTTCATTGTTTTGGTTCGATTAAATCGCTGCACAACATTTCCTGGCTGAAAGGTGTGCGAGCATTTGCTCGATCCCTTGAGGGATTCAGTGTGATACGGCACAATGAGGAGacgcaacagttgctgctggaGGTGTATTTGGATTTACCCAGTTTGGGCAAGGGAGAGAGCACATTGCAACACAGCTACGACATTACCTACGATGAGCAGAATATATTCCAATGCGACTGGCTGAATGATAACTATACGTTGTTGTCGATCACCGTTTCCCAGCAGCAGGAGAAGTTCATGCAGTGCTTATTTGGCACTGCAGCAATCGCAGATAAACAACTACATATCTTTAGCATCGCTGGACACGTATTTGCGCTCATTCCACAGgatggtgatggtgatggAGGTGGAGATGCAGAGTCGGAGCAGGCATATAATATAGAGCTACTatgcgtatacgcaacatCTGTTAATTTCATGCGTGTTCTGCCCGCACAGAATCTGTGTCTGGTTTACCTTAGCTGCGGCAGTGTGGACATTTGGTATATGTCCCAACTTCTGGGTATTAAGCAACGCCAGATGCACTACACCGGTGCCGATTGGCTGGACTACGATGCCAGCAGTGACAACGGTGACTTTTACTACACGGACGGCGAGCAGCTGATGCGTCTTAGATTCCAATATGATGTCCAGTTGGATGATTGTCTGGTGCAGCGTTGTGTGAAGCCTGTGACAGGCATGCAAGCCTGCACTTGGGTACAACACATTGAGCAGTTGGTTTGCCTCAGCGACAATAACATATTCTACCGCATTGCCTTCAGCTTGGAGACAGCGACAGCTGCAGCCGAAGATGCAGGCGTCCTCAGCGATCTGACGCCGGCAGCCATTGAGAGACTACGTAGCAACGCACAGATTCTGGAACAATATGAACAGCAGCCAGCTCAGCTATTGGCTGCCATACAGCGGGAGCATGAGAAGCAACAACTTGTGGCCGTTGCTCGCAATGAATCATGGCTTGAGAACGGCATGGAGGCGACGCTGGAGTTTCGACGACATCTGCCAGTGTACGGAACTGATGTGCTTCTACTGTATACAGCAAGACAGATGGAACTCGATAGCTGTGGTTGTTTTGCCATCTTGGAGTTGAAGTGGCAAAATAGTCAACTATTGCTGCAAAGCAGCTACTGGCAATTACTTGTTTATCATGGCCAAGATGCGCATGTGCACCGGGTACCAACGGACTTGCTTTTAAGCCGAAAGTGTCTGATCATTATACCACTGAAAAAGATTGTAAATATGCGACTGCCTGAGTTTACATTGAAATTTGTGGCATTCCTGGAGTTGCAATCACAAATCAATGCAGTTTTGTTGCCTCTACAGTTACAGGAAACCCGTGAAGCATACAGAGCACTTTTTAGTGGACAACTTTACTCTCTAAATCTGTACAATAAGCAACAGGCAGCAGATATGTTAACCAATACGAGCGAAAAGAAGTCTAAGTCAGAAATCCAACAAAAGATTAGACAACCTAGCAGTCTTACCTTAGAGCAAATTGCAAACATATGCAATGCCAGTGGCAGAAGTTACGATAAAAAACTGGAACTGTACTTTTTTGATAGCAAGTTAAGTATTGCAAGCACTGTGGAGGATAATCAAAATGTCTTAACACTTCAAACTGAAGATGTATCTGCACTATATCATTTTAAACagcatttgtttttgaatgTGGATCCAGTAGATGAGAGTATACCAACGGTTGAAGCAGTCCAATTGAAAGTTAtggtaaatgtaaatttataattaccaaattatatttgttaacattttttgttatttattttcagaaaCTACAACATGACATTGAACGATTTTATGGGTCCCAAAACACTGAGGACGGTGAAGAAAATGTCGAAATTCATTTAGAAtcattgttattaaaatataatactcTGCGTAATACTATTCTTTAAAATGACTTGCCTTTTGAATTACAAGCTTGTGCGCGCGCATTGAACGACAGCACTCATACGCCATCTGgcgttttttttatgcaaacgCAAAGTTGGGTGTGCCTGAAATGTCAAAGCAAGAAAATACGACCCTGCTTGTAAGCGGCCTGTCAGCTtcttcctttttctttttcaccTACGTGTGAAGACATCGCGTATTTTACGTCGGTGtttgattttcataaaaaagtgaaaaatggtgagcaaattcaataatataacacaacaaacatctcaattaaaatgctgtaaagtgaaatgcaataaaaatatgcgaAAGCAGCCATTGATGCGTTAATAATTGAGAGATTAAAGTTTGTGGATTTCATGTCGAGAGCTGCAGCTAATGTTaacttgtgtgtgtttgttttacaGGGTTTCGTCAAGGTAGTCAAGAACAAGCAGTACTTCAAGCGGTACCAGGTTAAATTCCGCAGGCGTCGTGAGGGTAAAACCGATTACTATGCCAGAAAGCGTCTGACTTTCCAGGACAAGAACAAGTACAACACGCCCAAGTACCGTTTGATTGTGCGTCTGTCCAACAAGGACATCACCGCCCAAATCGCCTACGCTCGTATCGAGGGTGATCGCGTCGTCTGCTCCGCTTACTCGCACGAGCTCCCCAACTATGGCATCCAGGTAAGTTAATTGCGAGCATCTTGTCACATACAGATTaaactaacaacaataacaattacagGTCGGTTTGACCAACTACTCTGCCGCCTACTGCACTGGCCTCCTTGTCGCTCGCCGTCTTCTGAACAAGTTGGGCTTGGACTCGCTGTATGCTGGCTGCACCGAGGTCACCGGTGAGGAATTCAACGTGGAGCCCGTCGATGATGGACCAGGAGCATTCCGTTGCTACTTGGATGTTGGTTTGGCTCGCACCACCACCGGTGCCCGTGTCTTTGGCGTCATGAAGGGTGCTGTTGATGGTGGTCTGAACATCCCCCACTCCGTGAAGCGTTTCCCTGGCTACTCTGCTGAGGCCAAGAGCTTCAACGCCGATGTGCACCGTGCTCACATCTTCGGTCAACATGTTGCCGATTATATGCGCAGCTTGGAGGAAGAGGATGAGGAAGCTTTCAAGCGTCAGTTCAGCCGTTACATCAAGCTGGGCATCCGTGCTGATAACGTGAGTATCAAATGTTTATCAATTAAATCATTTCGACGTCCACTTACAAAATTACCGCTGCGTTTTGCAACCCACAACGCTGGCTGTGCCAAATGTGGACCACAGTAAAATCTTGTAACCCGTGTTCGTAGTTTAACACCAAATTACTCAGGGTTAAACTTCCTAATTGTGGTTGCACATTACTAAATGTACTTTATCAATTAATTCATTTCGACGTCCACTTTCAAAATTACCGCTGCGTTTTGCAACCCACAACGCTGGCTGTGCCAAATGTGGACCACAGTAATATCTTGAAACCCGTGTTCGTAGTTCAACTCCAAATTACTCAGGGTTAAACTTCCTAATTGTGGTTGCACATTACTAAATGTACTTTaatataaagaatttattCTAATCCATCTTATTTGCTGTCCTTTTTTAGATCGAAGATATCTACAAGAAAGCCCACCAGGCCATTCGTAAGGATCCTACCCCTAAGAAGGCTGCTCCCAAGAAGACAGCTCCTGCTAAGAAGAGGTGGAACGCCAAGAAACTCACGAATGAGGAGCGCAAGACCAAGGTTGCCGCCCACAAGGCCGCCTATGTGGCTAAGCTTCAGTCTGAGACTGAGGCCTAAGTGCATTTGACTACCGTTTGCTGTTTGTATTGGggtgaaagaaaaaataaacacggAAACAATTGTAATAAGAAACAATTGCCAATATTTCATGCATATTATTGTAAGTTTCTATTAAACAAGCacgcgttttttttttatttatcacgCTGCGATAAGACCGATAATTTTGTTAGGCCAGAGATATCGATTGACGCAAGGTAACGTTCGATACCGATAAACTAGCCAGCTGTtggcataaattttaaaatagattcTTGGTTATGTTtaccactgttgccaactcagctattttatagctagttctggctattttcaaagttcaattgctacaaaaatttgaaaattgctatttGCCGAAAATCTggctatttaaattatacattcAGCTTGCACAGATGCTGGTTGTTCCTTTGCTTTGTTGCTTGCTTGACTGGAATTTGTCAGGATCATCGTTGAATAAACAATTTAGATAGGACAGACCaatattctaatttaaatgtgaatacGTTGTCCATATTTAGTTACTGCACttttattacatacatataaaaaata includes the following:
- the LOC117780541 gene encoding uncharacterized protein LOC117780541, translated to MEIDDLKEPAAAEEEDALWSIEDDTLFQPCGLISHSSSSNNKTKSVFVIWNEYYLINYRFKKSKKTNRMEMTKVRIPLPNNSHLRSIHMLEYNTLLLMSDGRVHCFGSIKSLHNISWLKGVRAFARSLEGFSVIRHNEETQQLLLEVYLDLPSLGKGESTLQHSYDITYDEQNIFQCDWLNDNYTLLSITVSQQQEKFMQCLFGTAAIADKQLHIFSIAGHVFALIPQDGDGDGGGDAESEQAYNIELLCVYATSVNFMRVLPAQNLCLVYLSCGSVDIWYMSQLLGIKQRQMHYTGADWLDYDASSDNGDFYYTDGEQLMRLRFQYDVQLDDCLVQRCVKPVTGMQACTWVQHIEQLVCLSDNNIFYRIAFSLETATAAAEDAGVLSDLTPAAIERLRSNAQILEQYEQQPAQLLAAIQREHEKQQLVAVARNESWLENGMEATLEFRRHLPVYGTDVLLLYTARQMELDSCGCFAILELKWQNSQLLLQSSYWQLLVYHGQDAHVHRVPTDLLLSRKCLIIIPLKKIVNMRLPEFTLKFVAFLELQSQINAVLLPLQLQETREAYRALFSGQLYSLNLYNKQQAADMLTNTSEKKSKSEIQQKIRQPSSLTLEQIANICNASGRSYDKKLELYFFDSKLSIASTVEDNQNVLTLQTEDVSALYHFKQHLFLNVDPVDESIPTVEAVQLKVMKLQHDIERFYGSQNTEDGEENVEIHLESLLLKYNTLRNTIL
- the LOC117780543 gene encoding 60S ribosomal protein L5; the protein is MGFVKVVKNKQYFKRYQVKFRRRREGKTDYYARKRLTFQDKNKYNTPKYRLIVRLSNKDITAQIAYARIEGDRVVCSAYSHELPNYGIQVGLTNYSAAYCTGLLVARRLLNKLGLDSLYAGCTEVTGEEFNVEPVDDGPGAFRCYLDVGLARTTTGARVFGVMKGAVDGGLNIPHSVKRFPGYSAEAKSFNADVHRAHIFGQHVADYMRSLEEEDEEAFKRQFSRYIKLGIRADNIEDIYKKAHQAIRKDPTPKKAAPKKTAPAKKRWNAKKLTNEERKTKVAAHKAAYVAKLQSETEA